AGATATTGATGGTGGTGGGAAGTTTATCCATTTAAGTAGCCACACATGGATCTACTTGCATGTGTTCACATGAACAGAGTGAGCTGAAATAGGCAGCTGCTCTGTCCACTTCTCGTGTGTAGGGGCGGAACGAATGATAGACAATTCGTATTTGCTCTCTTACAGCTCATAGTTTATCGGCTCGCTTCCCTTGTCCTGATCATAGGATAAAAAGTGAGCGGAGTTATACATACGTGTGCGTTTCAAAGGGGCAACTGTGGTGGGGGCACATGCTCAGGTGAGAGTATGCAAAAGTGCACGCCTTCTCTTTTGGCTTATCTTTTATCTTTTCGggctgcccccctttttcagtACCAATAAAAGCACCGCCTCTGTGCGGAGGTCCTCGTAGAAGGAGGCGCGGTTCTTCCTGAAGAGAGAGCTAAAGGGCTTTCCAtcgtcatcgtcgtcatcgtAGCTCAGTGGGTTTCTTTTCTGTGTATGCACAAATTTGGATACACTGCCTTTTAATATTTCCATCTTGTCTTTCGCGCCGCACGTGAGGAAATGTGTGCACGTGTTGGTAGTGAGTTTGGGGGGGCGCTTTTTACGCTTTTTTTGGCACTTCttacgccttttttttgacactttatgcgccttttttttggcacacTTTCTGCGCGTTTTTTCTGGCACTTTTTACgcgtttccttttcgcttctcTCCATGCACCATTTCGTTATAGAACAAACTTTTCGAGCAAGCAAGACAACTCTCGCACAACTGTGCAACGTTCCCGCGTTATTTcaatttggagaaaatgTCAATTAAACAAACTAACACTCAAAGGCGAAGtgcaagcaaaaaaaataaaaataattcaacaCAACACAGCGTAGTGTATCATTTCGAATTGCACACATTTATCATCACAGTGAAGTGgtaacaaaagggaaggaaaaaaaaaaaaaaaaaaaaaaatcaacacaACGCAACGTGTCACTAAATTCCTGTCTGCAAAAGTGCGATGGATGGGTAATTCATACGcgtgttcattttgttggcatttttgttttcctttttttttattatcaagTTTAAGGGGCACAATGATGCAacgaacatttttaacaatttttttttaagtgatATAAGTACAACAGTACGCATTATACGCATAACTGGGCGAGCGTCAGTTGCGTTTTCTCCACCGACTGCACCACTCGCTGTGTTTCTTTTGCTAATCATTTGGTTAAGTCTCCCTCGGTGAGGCTGCACACTCGCGGGGTGGAAGTCTCTTTCGATTGTTTTTATCGTCCTTTATGCTTCACATTTCGCTGCATACGTCTTTTCTGCCCTTCATGTGTACAAATAGTTTGTTGTCACCCCATTTGGGTTCCctcaaaatgataaaaaaaaaaaaatgacctgCCCCTAGCTCTCACCACGCTGTCAATCAACCCGTATGTCGCAAATATCTACACACAGGATTAAATAGGCGCGGAAAAATGTTCCAACGTTTTTGTATTCTTTATGGTTTTTCCTGCTCTTCTTCGCTTCGTTCACTTTGCGTTGGGAAAATCGTAAAAGTTGCTACACTTGTTACAGTTGTTACTTCGCCAAAGTGGgaactttctttttctttaatttttatgtgtgcAGAGAACAAAAGGGGACACATTACGAACAatgcagcttttttttttttttttttgtccatgTGTGCAGAACAAACCGGTAAATTTTATGAAcggtgcatattttttttttttttttttttctggctagctagccaaaaaaggtTTTCCAACCCGCTCAACGCTGTCGCAAGGAAAGCGCCAAAAAACAACATTAAAATCGCTCGACACGGTCACAAACTGGGCGTATTCTTGACCCTCCCGCGGCTCCAACAGGCACATCTGCAAGATGTTATTCGAATGCGCAACTATTTCTCCAATTATTTCGTTCCCGCTCATGTGCTGGCACTGGTCCTCTATATCTTGAATGCCTTTTTTGTCATAGAAAAAATCAAtgcttaaatttttaattgagAACTGCGGCAGCACCACCTTCGATAGGGTCCATTCCCCACTCAGGCATTCTACAAGGATGGGGAATACTTCGTAGCCGTACTGCGAAgtggaagaaatgaaaaacacaTGGGTTACGAGATCTCTTCGTTTTGGCTTTGCCATGGAGTGGGTGCTCCCACATGTGTCTACGTGCACACTCCCGCGCTGCACTCATGCGACACTGCGTAACGTACAACCAGCAGCGTGTCCTCATCCAAAAAGAGACACTTCTGCATCGTCTGACCAACCCAAGCAACGAACTGCGTGTTGGGCGCGGACTTGAGGTAGTCGCAAATTATTATTTGCTGGTTTTCCCTGTTGTCGTCGAAGCTGCTagctggaaaaaagaaaaataaataaataaaataaaataacaaccATAATAGCAGTGGTAATGATAATGTGGCGAAGCGGCAGGATGCGGTGCGCGCTCACCTCCGCACTGCGCGCACCCCGTTGTAAAGCGAAACTGGCCTTACCTATTACGGCGACCCTTTTGCTCGATGGGGAAAAGGAGCTGTGCAAAATGACGTGCCCTTCGCATTCGATCTGTCAGCGTGCGGCATAAATGGGGGTAACGAAATGGGGGTCACAAAATGGGCGataaaagggggagacaaaagggggagaagcgagcCATTACTTTGCCGATCACGTCGTTTCTTTTCAAGTCCCTGTCCTCGATCAGTTCATCAATACTGGGGAGGGTCCTGCGCAGGGAAAGGGCCCACTTGTGGGGACATTTGCAAGGCTGCCTCTACGTGGGCTACACCAACGAGCAGGCAAATAGGGCTACAAAAAGTGgtgcccccaaaaaaggtaaCCCCATCGTGGTATACAAGCAGATGAACCTAGTTCTTCCTTCATCTGGTATGCCTTCATCCAAGGTGCGGAACGCTCCCGATGTGCACACGAGCTGAGCGGATGAGTCCATCGAGCAGCTACACAGTATATGCCCTtcggaagaagaaaaaaaaaataaacattctAAACGGTAAAATGAtaggcaaaatggaggaaacaCTTCTGCACAGCTTCGCCTTCCTCTTCTGGTCGGCCATACCTGAATAGCTCCACTGGAGGAACAAAACGCTCCCAGAGTGATTTGCCAACTTTTCGATCTTCCAATTGGtatcttccccctttgaacAAATGAATATAACGCCGGACGAGAATCCAATGGCGAAGGAATGGGCATGTGGATGCCAACAGGCACAAGTGGGTAGGAGTTCCTCTGCGGTGATGCCAACATTGGTGGTTTCCCAtcgttcgttttttccctttttatatatgacgCATTTCATGTCGATGGTGAGTACGAGCAGGTCGTTTTGGCTCGACCATTCGAGGGCAACGATTTTGTGCCGGTTCTGTTTGTGGGGGTGCGGGGGGATTCATGTGAAAATGGGTAAACAAATGGGTAGTCAAATGGGTAGACAAATTGGTAGACACATGACTAGACAAATTGGAAGCAAATTCGTGTGGGGACAGATGTGGCCGCCTTTGAACACCCCCGTGGTGAGGACCAAGTGGCATACCCGCCGCCCCACATGCGTGGGGTAACTTACCCCCAGGAATATCGCCTTACATGGGGCCAACTTTCCACCTGTTATTTTCGACACGTGTAcatatcttttatttttcacgaCAGCCACTAGCGTGTTCTGCGCGTTGGCCGAGACGCTTATTGGCGGTTCAGAGTCTTCCTCCGGCACGGCATATTTGGTACACTCGCATTTTATATAGTCAATCATTATGTCGTCTGAGTGCTTCGTTTCACATGGTTGTTTTGTCCTTGTGGGGGGGTGCACTCCCCCGTGGGGTTTCTCTCCGTTCGACGTGGAGTGCCGCTTAAAGTGCCGCTTAAAGTGCCGCTTAAAGTGCCGCTTGATGTGCCGCTTGGCCCGCCCTATTTTGGAGCGCCCAACGGGTGTACATACACGTGGGGATTGCCAAAGGGTGAGAAGAAGGGGgacaaagaaaaagaattatacaCAGGGTGGAGCGTCTTGGGTGAGGCGCACGCCGCTATTGTGCTCGCACAAGTGTACCCTTTCGTGTGTCCATGCGGGTGTTTATTGGCCCTGTTGCGGTCGCCTTCGCTTCACTTCCACCTCTTTTTCACTTCGAACTCACTTAGAACTTACTTtgtggtgtttttttttttttttttttccggg
The DNA window shown above is from Plasmodium vivax chromosome 9, whole genome shotgun sequence and carries:
- a CDS encoding WD domain, G-beta repeat domain containing protein (encoded by transcript PVX_091575A), which encodes MIDYIKCECTKYAVPEEDSEPPISVSANAQNTLVAVVKNKRYVHVSKITGGKLAPCKAIFLGNRHKIVALEWSSQNDLLVLTIDMKCVIYKKGKNERWETTNVGITAEELLPTCACWHPHAHSFAIGFSSGVIFICSKGEDTNWKIEKLANHSGSVLFLQWSYSGHILCSCSMDSSAQLVCTSGAFRTLDEGIPDEGRTRTLPSIDELIEDRDLKRNDVIGKIECEGHVILHSSFSPSSKRVAVIASSFDDNRENQQIIICDYLKSAPNTQFVAWVGQTMQKCLFLDEDTLLVYGYEVFPILVECLSGEWTLSKVVLPQFSIKNLSIDFFYDKKGIQDIEDQCQHMSGNEIIGEIVAHSNNILQMCLLEPREGQEYAQFVTVSSDFNVVFWRFPCDSVERVGKPFLAS